The proteins below come from a single Stomoxys calcitrans chromosome 1, idStoCalc2.1, whole genome shotgun sequence genomic window:
- the LOC106086589 gene encoding trypsin beta-like, whose product MPPLLFYTILTFVGLTWARTKFHQRSDSRIVGGDEITIDRVPYLINLRQNGQFFCGGSLITTRCVLTAAHCVYNAPVTSLVVSAGASKLSDYAEMRQVQQSFVSAFYSPNNLDMDVAILKLSQPLQGQNIATIPLCSTQPVDGDIVRISGWGYTSEGSGQPSNQVRSANVRYISREKCIQAYRGKAKISSTMFCATVPGEKDSCSGDSGGPVVYRGQVCGIVSWGFGCARPDFPGVYTNVASSRVNSYIRNIVRQNCM is encoded by the coding sequence ATGCCACCTTTGTTATTTTACACAATTTTGACATTTGTTGGCTTGACTTGGGCCAGGACGAAATTTCACCAGAGAAGTGACTCGCGCATAGTGGGTGGCGATGAAATCACCATCGATCGGGTGCCATATTTGATAAATTTACGGCAAAATGGCCAATTCTTTTGTGGCGGGTCCTTAATTACAACTCGTTGTGTTCTAACAGCAGCCCATTGTGTCTATAATGCACCTGTGACCAGCCTAGTGGTATCTGCAGGAGCTTCAAAACTTTCCGACTACGCTGAAATGCGGCAGGTGCAACAATCATTTGTATCGGCATTTTATTCGCCCAACAATTTGGATATGGACGTGGCCATTTTAAAATTAAGCCAACCCCTTCAAGGTCAAAACATAGCAACTATACCCTTGTGCTCAACTCAACCGGTGGATGGTGATATAGTTCGCATCTCCGGTTGGGGTTATACCAGTGAAGGCAGTGGTCAACCTTCTAATCAGGTTCGTTCCGCCAATGTACGTTACATATCACGAGAAAAATGTATACAAGCCTATAGGGGCAAAGCGAAGATATCCAGCACAATGTTTTGTGCAACTGTCCCGGGAGAAAAGGACTCATGTTCCGGTGATTCTGGTGGCCCTGTGGTCTATCGTGGTCAAGTGTGTGGCATTGTATCATGGGGTTTTGGTTGTGCTCGCCCTGATTTTCCTGGAGTTTATACAAATGTGGCAAGTTCGCGTGTGAATTCCTATATTAGAAATATTGTTAGGCAAAATTGCATGTAG
- the LOC106086592 gene encoding uncharacterized protein LOC106086592 isoform X1, producing MILNFRHLQLFVIFMILLTAQDTFGGKPSFQRPYTIKMVSYVDEYSHDIFKSLKVGLTNQTFSGCFMLNKDIKTFDVRAVVTVPKIGGTWTAFNTTLNGCGLLASGGKLPTNIIQFSLKTILASSHQLPDRCPIQKDTKYCFGSFTLDSVQFPRSFPPMNLNVVIDFIEKKLLMYKVYLGVEMSSCN from the exons atgattttaaattttcggcATTTGCAactttttgtgatttttatgATCCTGCTGACGGCACAGGACACATTTGGCGGAAAG CCATCTTTTCAGCGGCCCTATACCATTAAAATGGTATCCTATGTTGATGAGTATTCCCATGATATTTTCAAAAGCTTGAAAGTTGGATTGACTAATCAAACATTTAGTGGCTGTTTTATGTTAAATAAAGACATTAAAACCTTTGATGTGCGGGCGGTGGTTACAGTTCCAAAAATTGGTGGAACTTGGACGGCGTTTAATACCACACTCAATGGCTGCGGATTGTTAGCAAGTGGCGGTAAACTGCCAACAAATATAATTcagttttctttgaaaaccatTCTTGCCAGCAGTCATCAGCTTCCCGATAGATGCCCCATACAAAAG GACACGAAATACTGCTTTGGTAGCTTTACTCTCGACAGCGTTCAGTTTCCTCGAAGTTTCCCGCCCATGAATTTAAATGTAGTGATTGATTTTATTGAAAAGAAATTGTTGATGTACAAGGTTTATCTTGGTGTTGAGATGTCAAGTTGCAATTGA
- the LOC106086592 gene encoding uncharacterized protein LOC106086592 isoform X2, giving the protein MILNFRHLQLFVIFMILLTAQDTFGGKRPYTIKMVSYVDEYSHDIFKSLKVGLTNQTFSGCFMLNKDIKTFDVRAVVTVPKIGGTWTAFNTTLNGCGLLASGGKLPTNIIQFSLKTILASSHQLPDRCPIQKDTKYCFGSFTLDSVQFPRSFPPMNLNVVIDFIEKKLLMYKVYLGVEMSSCN; this is encoded by the exons atgattttaaattttcggcATTTGCAactttttgtgatttttatgATCCTGCTGACGGCACAGGACACATTTGGCGGAAAG CGGCCCTATACCATTAAAATGGTATCCTATGTTGATGAGTATTCCCATGATATTTTCAAAAGCTTGAAAGTTGGATTGACTAATCAAACATTTAGTGGCTGTTTTATGTTAAATAAAGACATTAAAACCTTTGATGTGCGGGCGGTGGTTACAGTTCCAAAAATTGGTGGAACTTGGACGGCGTTTAATACCACACTCAATGGCTGCGGATTGTTAGCAAGTGGCGGTAAACTGCCAACAAATATAATTcagttttctttgaaaaccatTCTTGCCAGCAGTCATCAGCTTCCCGATAGATGCCCCATACAAAAG GACACGAAATACTGCTTTGGTAGCTTTACTCTCGACAGCGTTCAGTTTCCTCGAAGTTTCCCGCCCATGAATTTAAATGTAGTGATTGATTTTATTGAAAAGAAATTGTTGATGTACAAGGTTTATCTTGGTGTTGAGATGTCAAGTTGCAATTGA